In one Nomascus leucogenys isolate Asia chromosome 13, Asia_NLE_v1, whole genome shotgun sequence genomic region, the following are encoded:
- the GHRH gene encoding somatoliberin isoform X2 — protein MPLWVFFFVILTLSSSSHCSPPPPLTLRMRRYADAIFTNSYRKVLGQLSARKLLQDIMSRQQGESNQERGARARLGRQVDGMWAEQKQMELESILVALLQKHRNSQG, from the exons ATGCCACTCTGGGTGTTCTTCTTTGTGATCCTCACCCTCAGCAGCAGCTCCCactgctccccacctcccccttTGACCCTCAG GATGCGGCGGTATGCAGACGCCATCTTCACCAACAGCTACCGGAAGGTGCTGGGCCAGCTGTCCGCCCGCAAGCTGCTCCAGGACATCATGAGCAGGCAGCAGGG AGAGAGCAACCAAGAGCGAGGAGCAAGGGCACGGCTTGGCCGTCAGGTAGACGGCATGTGGGCAGAACAAAAGCAAATGGAATTGGAGAGCATCCTGGTGGCTCTGCTGCAGAAGCACAg GAACTCCCAGGGATGA
- the GHRH gene encoding somatoliberin isoform X1, translated as MPLWVFFFVILTLSSSSHCSPPPPLTLRMRRYADAIFTNSYRKVLGQLSARKLLQDIMSRQQGESNQERGARARLGRQVDGMWAEQKQMELESILVALLQKHSRNSQG; from the exons ATGCCACTCTGGGTGTTCTTCTTTGTGATCCTCACCCTCAGCAGCAGCTCCCactgctccccacctcccccttTGACCCTCAG GATGCGGCGGTATGCAGACGCCATCTTCACCAACAGCTACCGGAAGGTGCTGGGCCAGCTGTCCGCCCGCAAGCTGCTCCAGGACATCATGAGCAGGCAGCAGGG AGAGAGCAACCAAGAGCGAGGAGCAAGGGCACGGCTTGGCCGTCAGGTAGACGGCATGTGGGCAGAACAAAAGCAAATGGAATTGGAGAGCATCCTGGTGGCTCTGCTGCAGAAGCACAg CAGGAACTCCCAGGGATGA